Proteins encoded within one genomic window of Lampris incognitus isolate fLamInc1 chromosome 1, fLamInc1.hap2, whole genome shotgun sequence:
- the specc1la gene encoding cytospin-A yields MKKTVRPTVSKASGERGKTEPTATAGTGKATAKTTTTAPLSKVKSNDDLLAAMAGGNPTPSNAVTKTKRTTSTGTTVGNLDGKPKTSSGNLAKRTTSTTSKEPNSSKDRLRTARTSASKKLSVSGPVQGDVAQTKRARSQILAESESRMSKSKSDGQISDKVALEAKVKDLLGLAKNKDVEILHLRSELRDMRAQLGLGGEESVSQEGMAEEEKPQVSAITVADVESTLLLLQEQNHAIREELNLLKSENRMLKDRLNALGFSLEQRLDGSDKLFSYPSMSPDMATGSGQSDGGGTGTLTSSVEGSAPGSLEDLLTGHQHGGSADNLDSESSEVYQTVTSSDDALDAPSGASSSSESESAPSRERSRRGSSGNASEVSVACLTERIHQMEENQHSTAEELQATLQELADLQQITQELNGENERLGEEKVILMDSLCQQSDKLELYGRQIEYLRSLLDEHHVSYVLEEDIKSGRYMELEQRYADLADNARFEREQLLGVQQHLSNTLKMAEQDNAEAQEMIGALKERNHHMERIMESERQDRAAMVAALEEYKVAVSNDQAELSRCRAQLDQERQKVAELYSIHSSGDKNDICQLLEGLRLNKEEAEAKAAKLEEELGHAHNDVTRLQDTLSKLDREYRDFQEQARQQIAEQERGLEKQRVELQEKETEMVDMKETIFELEDEVEQHRAVKLHDNLIITDLENSVKKLQDQKHDMEREIKILHRRLREESLEWRQFQADLQTAVVIANDIKSEAQEEIGDLRRRLQEAQEKNDKLSKELDEVKSRKQEEERGRVYNYMNAVERDLAALRQGMGLSRRSSTSSEPSPTVKTLIKSFDSASQGPTSNGAAVASTAAATTLPRTPLSPSPMKTPPAAAVSPIQRHSITGSISVAKPLSSLSDKRPSYTDITMPAEHLLRGTSASRPPSVLQRVSNVDSSKAIAVSRRSSEEIKRDMSAADGASSNSLMAMGPASSQLSLSSSSPTASVTPTARSRLREERKDPLSALAREYGGSKRNALLKWCQKKTEGYQNIDITNFSSSWNDGLAFCALLHTYLPAHIPYHELTSQEKRRNFTLAFQAAESVGIKSTLDINEMVHTERPDWQSVMTYVTAIYKYFET; encoded by the exons ATGAAGAAGACAGTCCGGCCAACAGTTAGTAAGGCCAGTGGAGAACGAGGGAAGACGGAACCCACAGCTACAGCTGGCACTGGAAAGGCTACAGCCAAGACCACCACAACAGCTCCTCTCTCTAAG GTTAAAAGTAATGATGATCTGTTAGCAGCAATGGCTGGAGGGAATCCTACACCCAGCAATGCTGTTACTAAGACGAAGAGAACCACCTCCACAGGGACCACTGTTGGTAACCTAGATGGCAAGCCAAAGACCTCATCAG GTAACTTAGCAAAGCGCACAACATCTACAACCTCCAAAGAGCCAAATTCATCAAAAGATCGTTTACGGACAGCCAGGACCTCCGCCAGTAAGAAGCTTTCAGTGTCTGGGCCTGTGCAGGGAGATGTGGCCCAGACGAAACGTGCTCGCAGCCAGATCCTGGCTGAGTCTGAGAGCCGTATGAGCAAATCAAAATCCGACGGACAAATCAGTGACAAGGTGGCTCTTGAGGCCAAGGTGAAAGATCTGCTGGGTCTGGCTAAGAACAAGGATGTGGAGATCTTGCACCTCCGCAGTGAGCTGAGGGACATGAGGGCCCAGCTCGGCCTTGGGGGGGAGGAGTCAGTCTCACAGGAGGGAATGGCAGAGGAAGAGAAGCCTCAGGTGTCAGCCATCACAGTAGCAGATGTGGAGTCCACCTTGCTTCTCCTGCAGGAGCAAAACCATGCCATCAGGGAGGAACTCAACCTGCTGAAGAGTGAGAATCGCATGCTGAAAGATCGGCTAAATGCCCTGGGCTTCTCTTTGGAGCAGAGATTGGATGGCTCTGACAAACTTTTCAGCTACccctccatgagcccagacatgGCAACTGGTAGCGGGCAAAGTGATGGAGGGGGCACAGGCACCCTGACCTCTTCTGTGGAAGGCTCTGCCCCAGGCTCTTTGGAGGATCTGCTTACAGGCCATCAGCATGGAGGCTCAGCAGATAACTTGGACAGCGAATCCAGTGAAGTCTACCAGACTGTCACCTCAAGCGATGATGCTCTGGATGCCCCTTCTGGAGCTTCCTCTTCCTCTGAGTCAGAGAGTGCACCCAGCAGAGAGCGCTCGCGGAGGGGTAGCAGTGGCAATGCCAGCGAGGTGTCCGTGGCCTGCCTGACAGAGCGCATCCACCAGATGGAAGAGAACCAGCACAGCACAGCTGAGGAGCTCCAGGCCACTCTACAGGAACTGGCTGACCTGCAGCAAATCACTCAGGAGCTGAATGGGGAGAATGAGCGACTTGGCGAGGAGAAGGTCATCCTAATGGACTCACTGTGTCAGCAGAGTGACAAACTGGAGCTTTATGGCCGACAAATCGAGTACCTCCGGTCTCTGCTGGACGAGCACCACGTGTCCTACGTGCTGGAGGAGGACATCAAGAGTGGTCGCTATATGGAGTTAGAGCAGCGCTACGCAGACCTGGCAGACAATGCCCGCTTTGAAAGAGAGCAGCTTCTAGGGGTACAACAGCACCTCTCCAACACACTGAAGATGGCTGAGCAGGATAATGCTGAGGCCCAGGAGATGATtggagcactgaaggagaggaaccATCACATGGAACGCATCATGGAGTCAGAGAGACAAGACCGGGCAGCCATGGTGGCTGCCCTTGAAGAGTACAAGGTGGCAGTGAGCAATGACCAAGCAGAGCTGAGCCGCTGCAGGGCCCAGCTGGACCAAGAGAGGCAGAAGGTAGCTGAATTGTACTCAATTCACAGCTCTGGAGACAAAAATGACATTTGTCAGCTCCTGGAGGGTTTGCGGCTTAACAAAGAAGAGGCTGAGGCCAAGGCTGCTAAGCTGGAGGAAGAGCTTGGACATGCCCATAATGATGTCACACGACTACAGGACACTCTTAGTAAG TTGGACAGAGAATACAGAGATTTCCAAGAGCAGGCGCGGCAGCAGAttgcagagcaggagcggggCCTGGAAAAGCAACGGGTGGAGCTACAGGAGAAGGAGACTGAAATGGTTGACATGAAGGAGACCATCTTTGAGCTGGAGGATGAGGTGGAGCAGCACAGAGCTGTCAAACTCCATGACAACCTCATCATCACTGACCTAGAGA ACTCTGTCAAGAAGTTACAAGACCAGAAGCATGACATGGAGAGGGAGATAAAGATTCTCCACCGGAGACTCAGG gaAGAGTCACTGGAATGGCGTCAGTTCCAGGCTGACCTGCAGACAGCTGTTGTCATTGCTAATGACATCAAGTCGGAAGCACAGGAGGAGATTGGAGACTTGAGGCGCCGGCTGCAAGAGGCCCAGGAGAAGAACGACAAGCTTAGCAAGGAACTGGACGAGGTCAAAAGCCGCAA GCAAGAAGAGGAGCGGGGAAGGGTTTATAACTACATGAATGCAGTGGAGAGGGACCTGGCAGCTCTGAGACAAGGGATGGGTCTTAGCCGTCGCTCCTCTACCTCCTCTGAGCCCTCACCCACTGTCAAAACCCTCATCAAGAGCTTTGACAGTGCTTCACAAG GTCCAACCTCCAATGGTGCTGCTGTTGCTTCAACAGCAGCAGCCACTACGCTGCCACGCACGCCGCTGAGCCCCAGCCCCATGAAGACCCCTCCTGCAGCTGCTGTTTCTCCTATTCAG AGACACTCCATTACTGGGTCTATCTCAGTGGCCAAGCCACTCTCCTCTCTAAGTGACAAGAGGCCCAGCTACACAGACATTACCATGCCAG CTGAGCACCTCCTCAGGGGAACCTCGGCCAGTCGCCCCCCATCTGTCCTCCAGAGAGTCTCCAACGTGGATTCCTCGAAGGCAATCGCAG TGTCCCGAAGGAGCAGTGAGGAGATAAAAAGGGACATGTCCGCTGCTGATGGGGCCTCCTCCAACTCTCTGATGGCAATGGGCCCTGCGTCCTCCCAACTTTCCctatcttcctcctctcccaccgcCTCTGTCACCCCCACAGCACGGAGCCGCCTTAG agaaGAGAGGAAGGACCCTCTATCGGCGCTGGCCAGAGAGTATGGAGGCTCCAAGAGAAATGCTCTGCTGAAGTGGTGCCAGAAGAAAACTGAAGGCTACCAG AATATTGATATTACAAACTTCAGCAGCAGCTGGAATGATGGTCTTGCATTTTGCGCTTTGCTCCACACCTACTTACCTGCCCATATCCCCTACCATGAGCTGACCAGCCAAGAGAAG AGGAGGAACTTTACCTTAGCTTTCCAGGCTGCAGAAAGTGTGGGGATCAAATCTACTTTG GATATTAATGAGATGGTGCACACGGAGAGGCCAGATTGGCAAAGTGTCATGACCTACGTCACAGCAATCTACAAGTACTTTGAAACCTGA